A genomic segment from Gopherus evgoodei ecotype Sinaloan lineage chromosome 6, rGopEvg1_v1.p, whole genome shotgun sequence encodes:
- the UBAP1 gene encoding ubiquitin-associated protein 1 isoform X1, which yields MASKKSGSDFHGPFSYLDDIPFKIGDKFKTPAKVGLPIGFCLPDSPQLVREVQYDFSLEKRTIEWAEDIKKIQAAQREAERKAAQAIANSRAASDDNSKMGFSEAVPLPINPILASLQHNNILTPTPANSSAIKQKVLSPPYPKADFNPADFECEEDPFDNLELKTIDEKEELKNILGTTGPNVTQLLENNLPKVGPESVLQDQEVLASIERATLDFKPLHKPNGFITLPQLENCEKMSLSSRVSLSPITSVSNIKSLSFPKLDSDESDQKMSKLTSTFHSATCLHNGTFLSSSQACSLSKAGKLNGHHVVGLSALHVDSGMEMSTLSSSSRLPSLSVSTPCTEEQSSQNTATKVQPDYKESEFPMVMHQNFAVSKVPSNTSCTKWSSGPTYSDVLQVLSASERQCVETVVNMGYSYEDVMTAMKKKGQNIEQVLDYLFAHSQLCEKGFDPLLVEAALEMYQCSEEKTTELLQLMSKFKEMGFELKDIKEVLLLHNNDQDNALEDLMARAGAS from the exons ATGGCTTCTAAGAAGTCGGGATCCGACTTTCATG GGCCTTTCAGTTACCTTGATGACATCCCATTTAAGATTGGAGACAAATTCAAAACACCAGCCAAGGTTGGCTTACCCATTGGTTTCTGCTTGCCTGACTCTCCCCAGCTTGTCAGAGAAGTCCAG TATGACTTCTCCCTGGAAAAGAGAACTATCGAGTGGGCGGAAGACATCAAAAAAATCCAAGCAGCTCAGAGAGAAGCAGAGCGAAAGGCTGCACAAGCAATAGCTAATTCCAGGGCTGCTTCAGATGACAACAGCAAAATGGGCTTCTCGGAGGCTGTGCCACTTCCCATTAACCCTATTCTCGCTAGTCTACAGCACAATAACATTCTTACTCCCACCCCTGCCAACAGCAGTGCCATAAAGCAAAAGGTCCTTAGTCCACCTTACCCGAAGGCAGACTTCAACCCAGCAGATTTTGAATGTGAAGAAGACCCATTTGACAATCTGGAGTTAAAAACTATTGATGAAAAAGaagaactgaaaaatattctTGGTACGACTGGGCCAAATGTCACCCAACTGTTGGAGAATAACTTGCCCAAAGTAGGGCCGGAGTCTGTGTTACAAGATCAGGAAGTTCTGGCATCCATAGAAAGGGCTACCTTGGACTTCAAGCCCCTTCACAAACCCAATGGCTTTATCACTTTACCACAGTTGGAAAACTGTGAAAAGATGTCCCTGTCTTCCAGagtgtccctctcccccatcacGTCAGTGAGCAATATcaaatctctctcctttcccaaaCTTGACTCGGATGAGAGCGATCAGAAAATGTCAAAGCTCACAAGCACTTTTCATAGCGCTACCTGTCTCCACAACGGCACTTTCCTCAGCTCTTCACAGGCCTGCTCTCTGAGTAAGGCTGGCAAACTCAACGGACACCATGTTGTTGGACTTTCTGCTTTACATGTGGACAGTGGAATGGAGATGTCGACATTATCCTCTTCATCCAGGCTGCCTTCCCTATCTGTGTCAACACCTTGTACAGAAGAACAATCATCTCAAAACACAGCAACGAAG GTACAGCCAGACTACAAGGAATCAGAGTTCCCTATG GTAATGCACCAAAACTTCGCAGTGTCTAAAGTGCCCAGTAATACCAGCTGCACTAAATGGTCAAGCGGCCCCACGTACTCAGACGTGCTGCAGGTCCTGTCTGCCAGTGAGAGGCAATGTGTGGAAACAGTCGTCAACATGGGATACTCTTATGAAGACGTCATGACAGCcatgaagaagaaaggacagaatATAGAACAG GTTCTCGATTATCTGTTTGCACACAGCCAGCTTTGTGAGAAGGGCTTCGATCCTCTCCTTGTCGAAGCAGCTCTGGAAATGTACCAGTGTTCAGAGGAGAAG ACAACAGAACTTCTCCAGCTCATGAGTAAATTTAAGGAAATGGGCTTTGAACTGAAAGACATTAAGGAGGTCTTATTATTACATAACAATGACCAGGACAATGCTTTGGAAGATCTAATGGCCCGTGCTGGAGCCAGCTGA
- the UBAP1 gene encoding ubiquitin-associated protein 1 isoform X2 — protein sequence MASKKSGSDFHGPFSYLDDIPFKIGDKFKTPAKVGLPIGFCLPDSPQLVREVQYDFSLEKRTIEWAEDIKKIQAAQREAERKAAQAIANSRAASDDNSKMGFSEAVPLPINPILASLQHNNILTPTPANSSAIKQKVLSPPYPKADFNPADFECEEDPFDNLELKTIDEKEELKNILGTTGPNVTQLLENNLPKVGPESVLQDQEVLASIERATLDFKPLHKPNGFITLPQLENCEKMSLSSRVSLSPITSVSNIKSLSFPKLDSDESDQKMSKLTSTFHSATCLHNGTFLSSSQACSLSKAGKLNGHHVVGLSALHVDSGMEMSTLSSSSRLPSLSVSTPCTEEQSSQNTATKVQPDYKESEFPMVMHQNFAVSKVPSNTSCTKWSSGPTYSDVLQVLSASERQCVETVVNMGYSYEDVMTAMKKKGQNIEQVLDYLFAHSQLCEKGFDPLLVEAALEMYQCSEEKSLGSCEAGKLTVRRVGV from the exons ATGGCTTCTAAGAAGTCGGGATCCGACTTTCATG GGCCTTTCAGTTACCTTGATGACATCCCATTTAAGATTGGAGACAAATTCAAAACACCAGCCAAGGTTGGCTTACCCATTGGTTTCTGCTTGCCTGACTCTCCCCAGCTTGTCAGAGAAGTCCAG TATGACTTCTCCCTGGAAAAGAGAACTATCGAGTGGGCGGAAGACATCAAAAAAATCCAAGCAGCTCAGAGAGAAGCAGAGCGAAAGGCTGCACAAGCAATAGCTAATTCCAGGGCTGCTTCAGATGACAACAGCAAAATGGGCTTCTCGGAGGCTGTGCCACTTCCCATTAACCCTATTCTCGCTAGTCTACAGCACAATAACATTCTTACTCCCACCCCTGCCAACAGCAGTGCCATAAAGCAAAAGGTCCTTAGTCCACCTTACCCGAAGGCAGACTTCAACCCAGCAGATTTTGAATGTGAAGAAGACCCATTTGACAATCTGGAGTTAAAAACTATTGATGAAAAAGaagaactgaaaaatattctTGGTACGACTGGGCCAAATGTCACCCAACTGTTGGAGAATAACTTGCCCAAAGTAGGGCCGGAGTCTGTGTTACAAGATCAGGAAGTTCTGGCATCCATAGAAAGGGCTACCTTGGACTTCAAGCCCCTTCACAAACCCAATGGCTTTATCACTTTACCACAGTTGGAAAACTGTGAAAAGATGTCCCTGTCTTCCAGagtgtccctctcccccatcacGTCAGTGAGCAATATcaaatctctctcctttcccaaaCTTGACTCGGATGAGAGCGATCAGAAAATGTCAAAGCTCACAAGCACTTTTCATAGCGCTACCTGTCTCCACAACGGCACTTTCCTCAGCTCTTCACAGGCCTGCTCTCTGAGTAAGGCTGGCAAACTCAACGGACACCATGTTGTTGGACTTTCTGCTTTACATGTGGACAGTGGAATGGAGATGTCGACATTATCCTCTTCATCCAGGCTGCCTTCCCTATCTGTGTCAACACCTTGTACAGAAGAACAATCATCTCAAAACACAGCAACGAAG GTACAGCCAGACTACAAGGAATCAGAGTTCCCTATG GTAATGCACCAAAACTTCGCAGTGTCTAAAGTGCCCAGTAATACCAGCTGCACTAAATGGTCAAGCGGCCCCACGTACTCAGACGTGCTGCAGGTCCTGTCTGCCAGTGAGAGGCAATGTGTGGAAACAGTCGTCAACATGGGATACTCTTATGAAGACGTCATGACAGCcatgaagaagaaaggacagaatATAGAACAG GTTCTCGATTATCTGTTTGCACACAGCCAGCTTTGTGAGAAGGGCTTCGATCCTCTCCTTGTCGAAGCAGCTCTGGAAATGTACCAGTGTTCAGAGGAGAAG AGCCTTGGCTCCTGTGAGGCTGGGAAGCTGACTGTAAGAAGGGTTGGTGTTTAA